The region GCCGAGTTCCGAAGCAAGGTGATACCGACATCCCTGTTTTGAAATCGAGACGGAAAGACGGGATGACGGAAAGCCAGGAAGACGAGAACAGAGAAGACGTAAAGGCATGGATTGCCACGCCCTAAGGGGCTCGCAATGACGCATTACCAACCCGTCATTGCGAGGAGTCTTCGCGCTTAGCCCGACTTTCGACGTGGCAATCCATCTTCTCACCGGCATTGCGAGGAGCCTTCGACGAGGCAAGTCAGGCTCCGCGTGAAATCCATCTTCGCACTGGCATTACGAGGAGCCTTCGAAGTGGCAATCCATCTTCTACCTGTCATTACGAGGAACCTTCGGCCTGGCAAGTCAGGCCCACCCGAAAATCAGGCGTTCCAGTCGAGAATGACCTTGCCGGATTTCCCCGAGCGCATGACATCGAAACCCTTCTGGAAATCCTCGGCCGCGAAGTTGTGGGTGATGACCGGGGTCATGTCCAGGCCGCTCTGCAGCATGGCCGTCATCTTGTACCAGGTCTCGAACATTTCGCGTCCATATATCCCTTTGAGCTTCAGGCCCTTGAAGACCACCTGCCCCCAGTCGATGGCCGTGTCGTCGGGCATGATGCCAAGCAGAGCGATGTGGCCGCCGTGGTTCATCTGGGCCAGCATTTCCCTGAAGGCGTGCGGGTTGCCGGACATCTCAAGGCCCACGTCGAAGCCTTCGGACATGTGCAGGTCGGCCATAGTTTCGGCCAGGGATTCGCTGCCGACGTTGACGGCGCGGCTGACGCCCATCTTGCGGGCCAGGTCCAGGCGATAGTCGTTGACATCGGTGATGACCACGTGGCGGGCTCCGCAGAAACGGGCGATGCCTGCGGCCATGATGCCGATGGGCCCGGCCCCGGTGATGAGCACGTCCTCGCCGACCAGGTCAAAGGACAGGGCGGTGTGCGTGGCGTTGCCGAACGGATCGAGCATCGCGGCCACGTCGCCGGAGATGGTGTCGGGAATCTTGAAGGCGTTGACGGCCGGAACGCAGACATATTCCGCGAAGCATCCCGGACGGTTGACGCCCACGCCGATGGCGTTGCGGCAGAGATGACGCTTGCCCGCCTTGCAGTTGCGGCAGTGGCCGCAGGTGATATGCCCTTCTGCGGAGACCCGGTCCCCGACCTTGAGCCCGCGCACCTCGGAACCCACCTCCACGATGCGCCCCACAAATTCGTGGCCGACGGCCATGGGCACGGGAATGGTCTTTGCGGCCCAGGCGTCCCAATTGTAGATGTGGATGTCGGTGCCGCAGATGGCGGTCTTGCCGACTTTTATCAGAATATCGTTATGACCGACCTCAGGCACGGGAATCTCTTCCATCCAGATCCCGACTTCGGGTTTGGCCTTTACCAGTGCTTTCATTTTTTCCATTTCGTTGTCCTCTCTTCGTTCACCAAATGAAATACAAAATTTTGCGTTCCCCACGGAGTGTCGGGGTGCCGGGATTGCGGCTCGTCAACTGTCTGACTGAGTCAGGCATCGTTGGGCCAGCCATTGCCCCTCGCCCAACGTGCAAACCCGGAATCGACAGGAGCAATGGCTGGTCTTACGAGGCCGACGAAGGAGTTTTGACGGGCCGCAATCCCGGCACCCCGACACTCCCCCCGCCAACCCGCAAAGCCCCTTCCGCCCAGCGCCACCGTTAAATGACTCCCAGCTCCTTCCCAACCTTCACAAACGCCGCCACTGCCTGTTCAAGCTGCGGCCGCGTGTGCGCCGCGCTCATCTGGGTACGGATTCTGGCCTTGCCCTTGGGCACCACCGGAAAGCTGAATCCCACCACATAGATGCCCTCTTCGAGCATCCGTGCCGCCATTCGCTGGGCCAGTACGGCATCGCCGAGCATGACGGGGATGATGGGATGCTCGCCGGGAGCCAGGGTGAATCCGGCCTCGGTCATGGCCTCCCGGAAGAACCGGCTGTTCTCCTGCAGCTTGACGCGCAATTCAGGCTCGTCGCGGATCAGGTCCAGCACGGCCAGTGACGTGGCGGCGATGACGGGGGCCAGGGTATTGGAAAAGAGATATGGCCGGGAACGCTGCCGCAGCCACTCGACAATCTCCTTGCGGCCCGAGGTGTAGCCGCCGGAGGCCCCGCCCAGAGCCTTGCCCAGGGTGCCGGTGATGATGTCCACCCGGCCCATGACCCCGCAGTGCTCATGCGTGCCCCGCCCGTTCTCGCCCATGAAGCCGACGGCGTGGGAGTCATCGACCATGACCAGGGCATCGTACTTGTCGGCCAGATCGCAGATGGCCTTCAAATCGGCAATGTGCCCGTCCATGGAGAAGACACCGTCGGTGACGATGAGCCGATAACGGCAATCCGCCGCTTCTTTGAGCTGCGATTCCAGATCAGCCATATCGCCGCTTGCGTACCGAAAGCGTTTCGCCTTGCAGAGCCGCACCCCGTCAATGATGGAGGCATGATTGAGGGCGTCGCTGATGACCGCGTCCTCGGCTCCGAGCAGTGTCTCGAAGAGGCCGCCGTTGGCGTCAAAGCAGGAGCTGTAGAGAATGGTGTCCTCGGTGCCCAGAAATTCGGACAAACGCCCTTCGAGCTCCGTATGCACGTCCTGGGTGCCGCAGATGAAGCGCACGGATGACAGGCCGTAACCGTAGCGGTCCAGGGCGGCGTGCGCGGCCGCGACCAGTCGTTTGTCACCGGCAAGGCCAAGATAGTTGTTGGCGCAGAAATTGAGCACCTCACGGCCACCCGCCACGGTTATGCTCGCGCCCTGGGGCGAAGTGATGACCCGCTCGGCCTTGAAAAGCCCGCCTTCCCGCAATTCCTCCGTCTGCCGCCTCAGATCTTCCAGTATCCGCTTCATGCCGCCTCCCCGTAAAATTTCGATTTGCGCAATTTTATCGCCATAAAACTTCTTGTCAATGAATGAAAGCGCAATATATTAACGAACAACTTAATTGGCAACCTTATTCCGAACCCTCCCGCGCAGGCTTTGTCTTTGCGCCGGGACTTAGGTATGCGCTCACGCGGGAGCACGAACGTGAACGAAAGAGAAATTACCCTGGACCACACGGACCGCCGGATCATCGCGGCCCTGCAGGACAATGGCCGCGAATCCTACAAGAACATCGCCCAGCGGCTGGGCGTGTCCGACGGCACGGTCCGGCTGCGCACGGAGCGGTTGCTGAAAAGTGGCTATCTGCGCATCTCGGCCTCGGTGAACCCCATGCTTTTCGAGGACGGCCTGACCGCCACCGTGGGAGTCAGCCTTGAGGGGCGGGCCAACGCCCAAATCATGCGCGCCATCGCAAGCCTCGACGGCGTGCAGTCCGTATCCAACGTCTCGGGCCGCTTCGACCTGCTGGTAGAGATCCACGTTGCGTCGCGCAACGACTTGCGCCGTTTTCTGGTCGATGACCTCTCGGCCCTGGGCGGCATCCAGAACACCGAGACCTTCCTCTATCTGGAAACCATCAACAAATGGGTGCAGCAGCGCCAGGAAGACACCGCATGAGCAACATCCTGCATGGATTCACCGATCCGAAGTATCTGGAAGTTTTGATCGCCAAGGCCGAGACC is a window of Deltaproteobacteria bacterium HGW-Deltaproteobacteria-18 DNA encoding:
- a CDS encoding glycine C-acetyltransferase — translated: MKRILEDLRRQTEELREGGLFKAERVITSPQGASITVAGGREVLNFCANNYLGLAGDKRLVAAAHAALDRYGYGLSSVRFICGTQDVHTELEGRLSEFLGTEDTILYSSCFDANGGLFETLLGAEDAVISDALNHASIIDGVRLCKAKRFRYASGDMADLESQLKEAADCRYRLIVTDGVFSMDGHIADLKAICDLADKYDALVMVDDSHAVGFMGENGRGTHEHCGVMGRVDIITGTLGKALGGASGGYTSGRKEIVEWLRQRSRPYLFSNTLAPVIAATSLAVLDLIRDEPELRVKLQENSRFFREAMTEAGFTLAPGEHPIIPVMLGDAVLAQRMAARMLEEGIYVVGFSFPVVPKGKARIRTQMSAAHTRPQLEQAVAAFVKVGKELGVI
- a CDS encoding L-threonine 3-dehydrogenase, translating into MKALVKAKPEVGIWMEEIPVPEVGHNDILIKVGKTAICGTDIHIYNWDAWAAKTIPVPMAVGHEFVGRIVEVGSEVRGLKVGDRVSAEGHITCGHCRNCKAGKRHLCRNAIGVGVNRPGCFAEYVCVPAVNAFKIPDTISGDVAAMLDPFGNATHTALSFDLVGEDVLITGAGPIGIMAAGIARFCGARHVVITDVNDYRLDLARKMGVSRAVNVGSESLAETMADLHMSEGFDVGLEMSGNPHAFREMLAQMNHGGHIALLGIMPDDTAIDWGQVVFKGLKLKGIYGREMFETWYKMTAMLQSGLDMTPVITHNFAAEDFQKGFDVMRSGKSGKVILDWNA
- a CDS encoding Lrp/AsnC family transcriptional regulator; translated protein: MNEREITLDHTDRRIIAALQDNGRESYKNIAQRLGVSDGTVRLRTERLLKSGYLRISASVNPMLFEDGLTATVGVSLEGRANAQIMRAIASLDGVQSVSNVSGRFDLLVEIHVASRNDLRRFLVDDLSALGGIQNTETFLYLETINKWVQQRQEDTA